One genomic region from Saccharomyces cerevisiae S288C chromosome XI, complete sequence encodes:
- the RPT1 gene encoding proteasome regulatory particle base subunit RPT1 (ATPase of the 19S regulatory particle of the 26S proteasome; one of six ATPases of the regulatory particle; involved in the degradation of ubiquitinated substrates; required for optimal CDC20 transcription; interacts with Rpn12p and Ubr1p; mutant has aneuploidy tolerance), with protein sequence MPPKEDWEKYKAPLEDDDKKPDDDKIVPLTEGDIQVLKSYGAAPYAAKLKQTENDLKDIEARIKEKAGVKESDTGLAPSHLWDIMGDRQRLGEEHPLQVARCTKIIKGNGESDETTTDNNNSGNSNSNSNQQSTDADEDDEDAKYVINLKQIAKFVVGLGERVSPTDIEEGMRVGVDRSKYNIELPLPPRIDPSVTMMTVEEKPDVTYSDVGGCKDQIEKLREVVELPLLSPERFATLGIDPPKGILLYGPPGTGKTLCARAVANRTDATFIRVIGSELVQKYVGEGARMVRELFEMARTKKACIIFFDEIDAVGGARFDDGAGGDNEVQRTMLELITQLDGFDPRGNIKVMFATNRPNTLDPALLRPGRIDRKVEFSLPDLEGRANIFRIHSKSMSVERGIRWELISRLCPNSTGAELRSVCTEAGMFAIRARRKVATEKDFLKAVDKVISGYKKFSSTSRYMQYN encoded by the coding sequence ATGCCACCAAAAGAAGACTGGGAAAAATACAAGGCACCTTTGGAAGACGATGATAAAAAACCTGATGATGACAAGATCGTACCCTTAACAGAAGGTGACATTCAAGTCTTAAAATCATACGGTGCAGCTCCATACGCAGCCAAATTAAAGCAAACTGAGAATGACTTAAAAGACATTGAAGCGagaatcaaagaaaaggcCGGTGTGAAAGAAAGCGATACAGGGTTAGCACCCTCCCATCTATGGGATATTATGGGTGATAGGCAGAGACTGGGCGAAGAACATCCCTTACAAGTCGCTCGTTGCACGAAGATCATTAAGGGGAATGGTGAAAGTGACGAAACTACGAcagataataataacagcGGCAATAGCAATAGTAATAGCAATCAACAGTCTACTGATGCAGACgaagacgatgaagatgcCAAGTACGTGATAAATCTTAAGCAAATTGCCAAATTTGTCGTCGGATTAGGTGAACGTGTTTCTCCAACAGATATAGAAGAAGGTATGCGTGTAGGTGTCGATAGGTCGAAATATAATATTGAACTTCCATTGCCTCCAAGGATTGACCCATCAGTTACTATGATGACCGTTGAAGAAAAGCCTGACGTTACTTATAGCGATGTCGGTGGCTGTAAAGACCAAATTGAAAAGCTGAGAGAAGTTGTCGAGCTGCCCTTATTATCTCCAGAAAGATTTGCTACTCTTGGTATTGATCCACCAAAGGGTATCTTATTATATGGGCCACCTGGTACTGGTAAGACATTATGTGCTCGTGCTGTTGCTAATAGAACTGATGCAACTTTTATTAGGGTCATTGGGTCTGAGCTAGTGCAAAAATATGTCGGTGAAGGTGCTCGTATGGTTAGAgaattatttgaaatgGCTCGTACCAAAAAGGCTTGCATTATATTCTTCGATGAAATCGACGCTGTTGGTGGTGCTCGTTTTGATGATGGTGCTGGTGGTGATAATGAAGTTCAAAGAACTATGTTAGAACTGATTACACAGTTAGACGGGTTTGACCCTCGTGGTAACATTAAAGTGATGTTTGCCACCAATAGGCCCAACACTTTAGATCCAGCTTTATTGAGACCCGGTAGAATTGATCGTAAGGTAGAGTTTTCATTACCTGACTTGGAAGGTCGTGCAAATATCTTCCGTATTCACTCTAAATCAATGAGTGTGGAACGTGGCATCAGATGGGAACTTATCTCCAGACTGTGTCCAAACTCTACCGGTGCAGAATTAAGATCTGTTTGCACAGAAGCCGGTATGTTTGCCATTAGAGCAAGAAGAAAGGTGGCTACTGAAAAGGATTTCCTGAAGGCTGTTGATAAAGTTATTAGCGGATACAAGAAGTTTAGTTCCACATCGCGTTATATGCAATATAATTGA